From one Halosimplex rubrum genomic stretch:
- a CDS encoding Vms1/Ankzf1 family peptidyl-tRNA hydrolase → MLDRVLGRAELKDRIAELEDELDSREQQLEAEQRRRADAASDRQEAEERVNRLEDRIAELEGEVERLRDGQAGADRAFAAEETLRDGRFRAVLDRLESVETDPEGAFTAYVPDGHDLSEPVREAFGDRAALVGRAAPCLAVTDDAALVDACLSVPNPPESFATWSDAFEFDRSWFEPTGSFTFALVRSDLFAMGEYDGRERVAFQGFDSELKSQHSKGGYSQARFERLRDEQIENHVERCQVAIEDADTDRLYVVGERTVLDEFEDLADTVSSVSASGDPEPALESAFREFWQVQLRAL, encoded by the coding sequence ATGTTAGACCGGGTGCTCGGCCGCGCCGAACTCAAAGACCGCATCGCGGAACTGGAGGACGAACTCGACAGCCGCGAGCAACAGCTCGAAGCCGAGCAGCGCCGGCGGGCCGACGCCGCCAGCGACCGACAGGAGGCCGAAGAGCGGGTCAACCGCCTCGAAGACCGCATCGCCGAGCTGGAGGGGGAAGTCGAGCGCCTGCGGGACGGGCAGGCCGGCGCCGACCGAGCGTTCGCCGCCGAGGAGACGCTGCGCGACGGCCGCTTCCGCGCGGTCCTCGACCGCCTGGAATCCGTCGAGACCGACCCCGAGGGCGCGTTCACCGCCTACGTCCCCGACGGACACGACCTCTCCGAGCCCGTCCGCGAGGCGTTCGGCGACCGCGCGGCGCTGGTGGGCCGCGCCGCCCCCTGTCTCGCCGTCACCGACGACGCCGCGCTCGTCGACGCCTGCCTCTCGGTGCCGAACCCGCCCGAATCGTTCGCGACGTGGAGCGACGCCTTCGAGTTCGACCGGTCGTGGTTCGAGCCTACGGGATCCTTTACGTTCGCGCTCGTCCGCTCGGATCTGTTCGCCATGGGGGAGTACGACGGGCGCGAGCGCGTGGCGTTCCAGGGGTTCGACTCCGAGCTGAAGAGCCAACACTCCAAGGGCGGCTACTCGCAGGCCCGCTTCGAGCGCCTGCGCGACGAGCAGATCGAGAACCACGTCGAGCGGTGTCAGGTGGCCATCGAGGACGCCGACACCGACCGGCTGTACGTCGTCGGCGAGCGGACGGTACTGGACGAGTTCGAGGACCTGGCCGACACCGTCTCGTCGGTCAGTGCGAGCGGCGACCCCGAGCCCGCGCTGGAGTCGGCGTTCCGCGAGTTCTGGCAGGTCCAGTTGCGAGCGCTGTAG